A single genomic interval of uncultured Pseudodesulfovibrio sp. harbors:
- the prfB gene encoding peptide chain release factor 2 (programmed frameshift) yields the protein MLEYPEMKASSSELLEKFETLWGRLDYVETKQRLDEIETELSKPGAWDKPDALTPVLKEKSQLSTKLQMYDDLAEAKDDLEAWLELAQDAADDEALGALEAQVALFRERLGSVELATMFAFEHDKNNAILEIHPGAGGVESQDWAEMLLRMYNRYAERKGFKVSQLDFQPGDEAGIKSVTLQVEGLYAYGLLKGEAGVHRLIRISPFDSSGRRHTSFASVDVYPDMDEDIEIEVKDEDLRIDTFRSSGPGGQSVNKTSSAVRITHIPTGIVAQCQNEKSQHRNKATALRLVKARLYEQELKKIEESRRQDYQAKEAIAWGSQIRTYTLQPYRLVKDHRSNCENGNVEAFLDGDLDEMIRNHLLFIHAKGK from the exons ATGCTTGAATACCCCGAAATGAAAGCCTCCTCTTCGGAGCTTCTGGAAAAATTTGAAACCCTTTGGGGGCGTCTT GACTATGTCGAGACGAAGCAGCGACTCGATGAAATAGAAACAGAACTCTCCAAACCGGGCGCATGGGACAAGCCGGATGCCTTGACGCCGGTTCTCAAGGAAAAGAGCCAGCTTTCCACCAAATTGCAGATGTATGACGACCTTGCAGAAGCCAAGGACGATCTTGAAGCATGGCTTGAACTCGCACAGGACGCCGCAGACGATGAAGCCCTCGGCGCATTGGAAGCACAGGTAGCTCTCTTCAGGGAACGACTTGGAAGTGTTGAACTTGCTACCATGTTCGCCTTTGAGCATGACAAAAACAACGCCATTCTTGAAATCCATCCCGGAGCCGGTGGTGTTGAATCTCAGGATTGGGCCGAAATGCTGTTGCGTATGTACAACCGTTATGCCGAACGAAAAGGGTTCAAAGTCAGTCAACTGGACTTCCAACCCGGCGACGAAGCGGGCATCAAAAGCGTCACACTGCAAGTAGAAGGCCTCTACGCCTACGGGCTGCTCAAGGGAGAGGCCGGGGTTCACCGCCTTATCCGCATTTCTCCATTCGACTCTTCTGGTCGTCGTCATACGTCTTTCGCCTCAGTGGATGTCTATCCCGACATGGATGAAGACATCGAGATCGAAGTCAAGGACGAGGATCTTCGAATAGACACTTTCAGGTCCAGCGGCCCCGGAGGCCAGAGCGTTAACAAAACGAGTTCTGCCGTTCGTATTACGCACATACCGACAGGAATCGTTGCTCAGTGCCAGAATGAAAAATCTCAGCACAGAAACAAGGCGACAGCGCTACGTCTCGTCAAAGCCCGTCTTTATGAACAGGAACTGAAAAAAATCGAAGAAAGCCGCAGGCAGGACTATCAGGCCAAAGAGGCCATCGCCTGGGGAAGTCAGATACGGACATACACCCTGCAACCATACCGACTGGTCAAAGATCATCGTTCCAACTGCGAAAACGGTAATGTGGAAGCATTCCTTGACGGAGATCTGGACGAGATGATCCGAAACCACCTATTATTCATCCATGCCAAAGGAAAATAA
- a CDS encoding GGDEF domain-containing protein — protein MLQKELGSHFDSSNGTKLAESLWVFRQIEGLSTEQWDSLSSKHDLAQWITLPLDGDAFPHLNRLQKTLERLAYQTEHDPLTGLANRRAFDRILDIEMERSKRAKTPLSLAIFDLDNFKKVNDTYGHPKGDEVLVEFAKKLQETTRRYDLAARFGGEEFALIMAGSGLVKAQRLLTRLLKEFKEIEFENPEDNGTFNVTCSVGLTCYKGSVNIEISELIELADGALYEAKLAGKDQVKVSRLPFVDNVPDDTLVHANEKQFLFGGK, from the coding sequence ATGCTCCAAAAGGAACTCGGTAGCCATTTCGATTCATCCAATGGAACGAAGCTGGCAGAATCATTGTGGGTTTTCAGACAGATAGAAGGCCTGTCCACAGAACAGTGGGACTCTCTTTCATCCAAGCACGATCTCGCACAATGGATCACCCTGCCTCTTGATGGCGATGCGTTTCCACACCTGAACAGGTTGCAGAAAACGCTCGAAAGACTTGCCTACCAGACGGAACACGATCCCCTGACAGGCCTTGCCAATCGTCGAGCCTTCGACCGTATTCTGGATATCGAAATGGAGCGCTCCAAGCGTGCCAAGACCCCACTGTCTCTGGCAATCTTTGATCTCGATAATTTCAAGAAGGTCAATGATACGTACGGGCATCCCAAAGGCGATGAAGTGCTGGTCGAATTTGCGAAAAAGCTTCAGGAAACCACCAGGCGTTACGATCTGGCCGCACGTTTCGGCGGCGAGGAGTTCGCGCTTATCATGGCCGGTTCCGGATTGGTGAAAGCCCAACGGTTACTCACCCGACTTCTCAAGGAATTCAAGGAAATAGAATTCGAAAATCCTGAAGACAACGGCACATTCAACGTAACCTGTTCTGTTGGCCTCACCTGCTACAAAGGGTCCGTGAATATTGAAATCAGCGAACTGATCGAACTGGCTGACGGTGCTCTCTATGAGGCCAAACTGGCTGGAAAGGATCAGGTCAAGGTTTCAAGGCTACCCTTTGTGGACAACGTTCCAGACGACACTCTGGTCCATGCAAACGAAAAGCAATTCCTGTTCGGCGGGAAATAA
- a CDS encoding MinD/ParA family protein has translation MNDNNTLSLSIMSGKGGVGKTNIVLNLGYALHGAEMTSMLMDCDLGLANLDVLLGISPDRTLHDLLQTGVDAEDVLVAIENGFDMLPATSGVPELVEMDEDMQDILFKKLVNLAGEYDFLMLDLGAGISHTVLSFASLTQLRIVVVTPEPTSLTDSYAMIKVLVTQHGVKDFLVLVNQATSAGEAKQTFERLSAACKNFLNIDLRNLGFIHQDSTLVESVRRQTPLLKFAPNAQASKDIKGIAKKLMRYREDNLERISGRAILKDFPTP, from the coding sequence ATGAACGATAATAATACACTCAGTCTATCTATCATGAGCGGCAAGGGCGGTGTCGGCAAAACAAACATCGTCCTGAATCTCGGCTACGCTCTGCATGGGGCCGAAATGACATCCATGCTCATGGATTGCGACCTCGGACTCGCCAACCTTGATGTCCTGCTCGGCATTTCTCCAGACCGTACGCTGCACGATCTTCTTCAGACTGGTGTGGATGCAGAAGACGTTCTGGTGGCAATCGAAAACGGTTTTGACATGCTCCCAGCCACAAGCGGGGTTCCCGAATTGGTGGAAATGGACGAAGACATGCAGGATATCCTGTTCAAGAAGCTGGTAAATCTGGCTGGAGAATACGACTTCCTGATGCTCGATCTCGGAGCCGGAATCAGCCACACGGTCCTTTCATTCGCCTCATTGACGCAATTGCGTATTGTAGTTGTCACGCCGGAACCGACTTCATTGACCGATAGTTATGCGATGATAAAAGTCCTTGTCACGCAGCACGGGGTAAAAGATTTTCTTGTTCTGGTAAATCAGGCAACCTCTGCCGGAGAAGCGAAGCAAACGTTCGAACGACTGTCAGCCGCGTGTAAAAATTTTCTGAATATTGATCTCAGAAATCTCGGATTTATCCATCAGGATTCAACACTTGTGGAATCCGTACGCCGCCAGACGCCGCTTTTAAAATTCGCTCCCAACGCCCAAGCCAGTAAAGATATCAAGGGGATAGCAAAAAAACTGATGCGTTACCGAGAGGACAATCTGGAACGGATATCAGGCCGTGCTATTCTGAAAGATTTTCCGACTCCATGA
- a CDS encoding HU family DNA-binding protein gives MSQGETMNKSELIKALSEEKKMHVDEATKVVGAFVDSVKEALLRGDRVEIRGFGSFKIKDYEGYTGRNPKTGSVVQVNSKKLPFFRPGKELKEYIND, from the coding sequence ATGTCTCAGGGGGAAACCATGAATAAGAGCGAATTGATCAAGGCTCTTTCGGAAGAGAAAAAAATGCACGTTGACGAGGCCACCAAAGTGGTCGGAGCCTTCGTCGATTCCGTCAAGGAAGCCCTTCTGCGTGGCGACCGTGTCGAAATCAGAGGATTTGGCAGCTTCAAGATCAAGGATTATGAAGGCTATACAGGCCGTAATCCCAAGACTGGCAGCGTCGTTCAGGTCAACTCCAAAAAGCTTCCCTTCTTCCGCCCTGGTAAAGAGCTGAAAGAATATATCAACGATTAG
- the dapA gene encoding 4-hydroxy-tetrahydrodipicolinate synthase, whose protein sequence is MELRGAYTALSTPFVNGQIDEKSYREFIEWQIEQGIDGLVPCGTTGEAATLTHEEQGRIIRICVDQVKGRVPVIAGAGSNSTKEAIELTRLAKEAGADATLQITPYYNKPTPEGLIEHFKAIAAEVSMPFVVYNVPGRTGLNLLPADLKRIVDAVPEAIAVKEATGNMTQAAQVIEYCGKDFQLLSGDDFTVLPLLSVGGRGVISVISNIMPKAMSDMCRLFEEKDHAGALDISLKMAPVNRAMFMETNPIPVKTALSMMGVFPKAEFRLPIVPLKEENLPKLRKILEEADIL, encoded by the coding sequence ATGGAATTAAGAGGAGCCTACACTGCCCTCTCGACACCTTTCGTCAACGGCCAGATCGATGAAAAGAGCTACCGCGAATTCATCGAATGGCAGATCGAACAGGGTATCGATGGGCTTGTTCCGTGCGGAACGACAGGTGAAGCCGCGACCCTGACTCATGAAGAGCAGGGACGGATCATCAGAATATGTGTAGATCAGGTCAAAGGGCGCGTGCCGGTGATCGCCGGAGCCGGTTCCAACAGCACCAAGGAAGCCATCGAGCTTACCAGACTGGCAAAAGAGGCCGGTGCGGACGCAACGCTTCAGATTACGCCCTACTACAACAAACCGACTCCCGAAGGCCTTATCGAGCATTTCAAGGCCATTGCCGCTGAAGTCTCTATGCCGTTCGTCGTATACAATGTCCCCGGACGTACCGGACTGAATCTTCTTCCCGCCGACCTCAAACGTATTGTTGACGCTGTTCCCGAGGCAATCGCAGTCAAAGAGGCTACCGGCAACATGACACAGGCCGCACAGGTGATCGAGTACTGTGGAAAGGATTTCCAGCTGCTCTCCGGTGACGACTTTACCGTGCTTCCGCTTCTTTCTGTGGGAGGCCGGGGTGTCATTTCGGTTATTTCCAATATCATGCCCAAGGCAATGAGTGACATGTGCAGGCTTTTCGAAGAAAAAGATCATGCAGGCGCTTTGGACATCAGTCTCAAAATGGCTCCGGTCAACAGGGCCATGTTCATGGAGACAAATCCGATTCCGGTCAAGACCGCACTGAGCATGATGGGAGTTTTCCCGAAAGCCGAATTCAGACTTCCCATCGTTCCCTTGAAGGAAGAGAATTTGCCGAAACTGAGAAAAATTCTTGAAGAAGCCGACATACTGTAA
- a CDS encoding class I SAM-dependent methyltransferase, producing MEAVTQLLKPATDYWLLTDRFKDIEGFLEPIEGYALHTMAAFGPGKGEIVEIGSLYGRSTCYLASGSARNGRGGVYAIDTFKGSKEHQVGEQGEQTAIATDGSTLKIFLQNIATHRFDEKVKPIVNESSKAASEWSKSIRLLFIDGDHSYEGTRKDFLDWSPFVPESGLIAFHDVTTWDGVTQFYNEISQLDEWKEVLAVGTIRVIQRLPHGESE from the coding sequence ATGGAGGCCGTTACGCAATTGCTTAAACCGGCGACCGACTATTGGTTGTTGACTGACAGATTTAAAGACATTGAGGGTTTTCTGGAACCTATTGAAGGGTATGCTCTTCACACAATGGCTGCTTTTGGTCCGGGAAAAGGGGAGATTGTGGAAATTGGAAGCCTGTATGGCCGTTCTACCTGCTATTTGGCTTCAGGCAGCGCTCGTAATGGCAGAGGGGGTGTTTATGCCATTGATACGTTTAAAGGGTCTAAAGAGCATCAGGTGGGCGAACAGGGCGAGCAGACGGCTATTGCGACTGACGGCAGTACACTGAAAATTTTTTTACAAAATATTGCTACGCACCGCTTTGATGAAAAGGTAAAGCCCATAGTCAATGAAAGCAGCAAGGCTGCTTCAGAGTGGTCAAAATCCATCAGGCTTCTTTTTATTGATGGCGACCATTCATATGAAGGTACGCGGAAAGATTTTTTGGACTGGAGTCCTTTTGTCCCTGAATCAGGCTTGATAGCCTTTCATGATGTGACGACTTGGGATGGAGTGACTCAATTTTATAATGAAATAAGCCAGCTTGATGAGTGGAAGGAAGTACTGGCTGTCGGCACCATTCGCGTCATTCAGCGTTTGCCGCATGGGGAATCAGAATAA
- a CDS encoding manganese-dependent inorganic pyrophosphatase gives MAILVVGHKNPDTDTVASAIAVADLFTKRGQEAKAITQGEIAPESAFVLEKFGLAAPEIVTDATDQKIILVDHTDISQTIDNLDKGELLAVVDHHKLGDVTTPNPLEMWVWPVGCTGTVIKAMYDFYNVEVPANIAGILLCAILSDTVMFKSVTCTDQDKAAVEALAKIAGVDDVMALGMEMFKVKSAVDGASANELVFRDYKDFDMSGNKVGIGQLEVVDLSMLDAHKEALQAEIEKVKADGRHSVFLLLTDIMKEGSEMLIASDDPSVVEKAFGIATDGKPVYLDGVMSRKKQVAPNFIKAFEG, from the coding sequence ATGGCAATTTTGGTTGTTGGACACAAAAACCCCGATACCGACACCGTCGCTTCCGCGATCGCTGTCGCAGATCTGTTCACCAAACGTGGCCAGGAGGCCAAGGCTATCACTCAGGGCGAAATCGCTCCCGAGTCTGCTTTCGTGCTGGAGAAATTCGGTCTGGCTGCTCCCGAGATCGTCACTGATGCTACCGATCAGAAAATCATTCTGGTTGACCACACTGACATCTCTCAGACCATTGACAATCTGGACAAGGGCGAGCTTCTCGCTGTCGTTGACCACCACAAGCTGGGCGACGTCACCACTCCCAACCCGCTCGAGATGTGGGTCTGGCCTGTGGGCTGCACCGGTACCGTCATCAAGGCCATGTACGACTTCTACAACGTTGAAGTTCCGGCTAACATCGCAGGTATCCTGCTGTGTGCCATCCTGAGCGACACCGTCATGTTCAAGTCCGTCACCTGCACCGATCAGGACAAGGCTGCTGTTGAAGCTCTGGCCAAGATCGCCGGTGTTGATGACGTCATGGCTCTGGGCATGGAAATGTTCAAGGTCAAGTCCGCTGTTGACGGTGCTTCCGCCAACGAGCTGGTCTTCCGTGACTACAAGGACTTCGACATGTCCGGCAACAAGGTCGGCATCGGCCAGTTGGAAGTCGTTGATCTGTCCATGCTGGACGCTCACAAGGAAGCTCTTCAGGCTGAAATCGAGAAGGTCAAGGCTGACGGTCGTCACTCCGTCTTCCTGCTGCTGACCGACATCATGAAAGAGGGTTCCGAAATGCTCATCGCCTCTGACGATCCGTCCGTGGTTGAGAAGGCTTTCGGTATCGCCACCGATGGCAAGCCTGTTTACCTTGACGGCGTCATGAGCCGCAAGAAACAGGTTGCCCCCAACTTCATCAAGGCCTTCGAAGGCTAG
- a CDS encoding PTS sugar transporter subunit IIC, with product MVCHSCFFFALFSLFRYSISIGLLERPLVIGLFWGAFTGDFHTSLYIAIFFELFWLDLIPVGTFLPPHLTAATFSALALSTYFGLDQPARIMGVLFASMPLAWIGMKVEARLREQEQVNYNKLLNWARNPESPTLPTSLVMRSLGRTFMLSWVSFYITILVLRYAFNTLFTIYPGFLSAVDITWAHLWIAATLGGLMALRVKRVYVVLTVGISFVVLYDILGRF from the coding sequence CTGGTTTGCCATAGTTGCTTTTTTTTTGCCCTGTTTTCCCTGTTCCGTTATTCCATAAGCATCGGCCTGCTTGAGCGCCCGCTGGTTATTGGATTGTTTTGGGGCGCATTTACGGGCGATTTTCACACAAGTCTTTATATTGCCATTTTCTTTGAGTTGTTCTGGCTCGATTTGATTCCGGTCGGAACATTCCTTCCTCCGCATCTCACGGCAGCAACATTTTCTGCTCTCGCGTTATCAACATATTTCGGCCTGGATCAACCGGCACGAATCATGGGAGTACTCTTTGCCAGCATGCCGTTGGCATGGATTGGAATGAAAGTGGAAGCCCGTTTGCGTGAGCAGGAACAAGTCAATTACAATAAATTGCTCAATTGGGCTCGCAACCCGGAATCGCCAACGCTGCCGACTTCGCTGGTCATGCGTTCGCTCGGGCGGACATTCATGCTGTCGTGGGTTTCATTTTATATAACAATTCTTGTGCTCAGATATGCATTTAACACTCTTTTCACAATCTATCCGGGATTTTTATCGGCTGTCGACATCACCTGGGCACACCTCTGGATCGCCGCAACACTAGGCGGGCTCATGGCTCTCAGGGTAAAACGGGTATATGTCGTCTTGACGGTCGGCATTTCTTTTGTCGTTCTTTACGACATCTTGGGACGCTTTTAG
- a CDS encoding PTS sugar transporter subunit IIB, translating into MALVRIDNRLIHGQIIETWLPHTGASRIIVANDELAGDVLQQEIMSLAIPQSVTTLFVNVEGLAHELDKTSVDSPETILVLFSNCSDAKRAFDSGFGFENLNIGNVHYSPGKKQISPSVALSDEEEGCLRQLSRMGVILDFRCVPNDPVQVRF; encoded by the coding sequence GTGGCTCTTGTTCGTATTGATAACAGATTGATTCATGGCCAGATAATTGAGACTTGGCTGCCGCACACTGGGGCAAGTCGAATAATAGTAGCCAATGACGAGTTGGCAGGGGATGTCTTGCAGCAGGAAATCATGTCTCTTGCAATTCCTCAGTCCGTGACAACGTTGTTTGTTAACGTGGAGGGCTTGGCGCACGAGCTTGATAAAACATCTGTGGACAGCCCTGAAACCATTCTGGTCCTCTTTTCGAACTGTTCAGATGCGAAAAGAGCTTTTGACAGCGGGTTTGGTTTTGAAAATCTGAATATAGGCAATGTCCACTATAGCCCCGGCAAAAAACAGATTTCTCCAAGCGTAGCGTTGTCTGATGAAGAAGAAGGGTGTCTGCGTCAATTGTCCCGCATGGGCGTGATCCTTGATTTCCGGTGTGTCCCCAATGACCCCGTTCAGGTGAGGTTCTAG
- a CDS encoding PTS sugar transporter subunit IIA — protein sequence MTAKSKNKNSQVGVVLVTHGSFGQTLLEAAETVLGPQENCLAVGVDVQKGVDEVMETVRKAIRSVETGRGVATLTDLFGGSPTTMSLSLMKSEHLEVITGVNLPMLVATLQHRAMNLDALAEKAKEAGQQGIKVAGAMLRKKGKK from the coding sequence ATGACTGCAAAGTCCAAGAATAAGAATTCACAAGTAGGCGTGGTGCTCGTCACACACGGCTCTTTTGGTCAAACTCTGTTGGAAGCGGCGGAAACAGTGCTCGGCCCGCAGGAAAACTGTCTGGCTGTCGGTGTCGATGTCCAGAAGGGCGTTGATGAAGTCATGGAGACTGTTCGTAAGGCGATTCGCTCTGTTGAAACAGGAAGAGGGGTCGCAACGCTGACCGATTTGTTCGGTGGTTCACCGACAACCATGAGTTTGTCCCTGATGAAGTCGGAACATCTTGAAGTCATTACCGGCGTCAATCTCCCTATGCTGGTCGCCACGCTGCAACATCGTGCGATGAATTTGGATGCCCTTGCAGAAAAAGCCAAGGAGGCCGGACAGCAAGGAATCAAGGTTGCCGGAGCTATGCTGCGTAAAAAAGGGAAGAAATAG